In Dehalococcoidia bacterium, the sequence GACGCCCGCTTCGCCCGCTTCGTCTCGCGCAAGGAGGCGGCGCAGCTCGGCGAGCTGCTCGGCCGCGTGTATGCCGCCACCCCGGCTGCCGCGCCCGTGCCCGGTTCGCAGGCGCGCGCCGCCCGCGGCGTTTCCGTGTGAGGCCGTCCGGGTGTTCGGGGACCGCGTCGCCGTGCGCCGTTCTGTCACCGGGAAAACCCGACGGCTGCCTGCGCCCATCATCATTGTCAAGCGGCTTACGTGCGATAAGATAAGGACATGGACGAGCATGTCCCGGTCAGTGCCTTCTGCCCCTATTTCCACCACGCCGTAGAGTTGATCGGCCGGCGCTGGACGGGCGCGGTGTTGCGCGCCATGCTCGGCGGCGTCGTGCGCTTCAGCGATCTGACCCATGCGATCCCCGGCCTCAGCGACCGCATGCTCTCGGAGCGGCTCAAAGAGCTGGAAGCAGAGGGCATCGTCGAGCGTTCCGTAATCCCCGAAACGCCGGTGCGCATCGAATACCGGCTCACGGCCAAGGGCCGCGCTCTCGGCACGGTGGTCGCGGCCATGGGCGACTGGGCGCATGACTGGCTCTCGCCCGAGGTCGTCGCCCGGCGCTAGCATCTACCGGCCGCGACCACCCTCCCACGCGTTCGTTCCCCTGTAGTTGCCTGCCTGCACGGCGCGCATGCCTACTTCGGCGCGCCGCGGAGTAGCCCGCTGGCCAAAAGTCCTATCCGGGACAGTTCATTAGTGTGATGGGGTAGTGAGGGGCGCCGCCGCACACTGGTGATAGAGGACGGTTGCAGCCGTCGGCCGGGATAGGGGAACACGCGATGTACTCGTGCATTATTTGCCACTTCGATACGGAACTGGACGATGTCGCCGTGCCGGGCGGCGCCCGCAGTTGCGTGTGTCTGCGCTGCTACTCTCGAGAAACCAGGTCCGAGCGCCCGATGCCCAGGCGCCTGCGCCAGGATCTGATCGCCACACTGGCCGGGATCGGCGTCGCCTGATGCAGCCGCTTGCCGCGCTGACCGAGGAGCGTTGCGAGCTTGCACCATGAGATCGGCGGCCCTGCCCCGACCCGTGCGCGTCCTTCACTCGCTCTTGAGCAACGGCCGGCGTCCATACCGGCCGTTGCTGCTGTCTGTTTCCTGCTGCCTTGATGATTCGGCTCTCGGGTAGCGAATGCTGAACGGCTCAACTCCGCTGCTGCAGGTCGTGAAGCGCCGCCGCCGGCGCGCATGGCGGCGCCGGAAAAGCGAGGGACGGGAGCGCACTATCGGCGCTCCCGTCCTGCATGGCGACTTTCGCCGCGTGGCGCCGGCTCAGTCGCCGACGGCCGCGGCGCGGGGCATCACCCAGATGCTGCGCGGCTCGGCGCCATGCAGGGTGATACCGGCGTCCGTGGCCGAGGGTTCAATCTGGCTGGTGATGCGGATGCTGGTGGGAATCAGATACTCGACCGAGCCGCCCTTCAGCCGGAACGGCCGGTCGTGGCCGGGATAGAGCACGGAGCAGTGTGAGGTGATCTTGCGGGCGCTCTCGCGCGCCTCGGCTTCCGTCGCGAAGATCAGGTAGGGCGAGCCGGCGAGGGCGCAGCGGGCGTTGGGCAGGGCGTCGCCGGTGACGCCGATCGTCTCGCCGTTGTTCTCCACCAGCAGCGTCATGCTGCCGACCGTATGGCCGGGCGTGTCGAGGATGCGCACGCCTTTGTCGATCTCGTCGCCCTCGCGTACAGACCGCAGCTTCATCTGCTCGAGAATCAGGCCGGTGTAGCTCGGCGTGGCCCAGTCGGCCGGATCGGGTTTGGCGGCGTACCTGCGCTCGGCCTCGTGCACCAGCACCTCGGCGTTGCTGAAGAGGTCGATGTTGAGCATATGGTCCCAGTGGGCGTGGGTGAGCACGACGGTGTCGATGTCCTGCGGGCGCAGACCGCGTTCGCGTAGCTTCGCCAGCAGCAGTTCGCGGCGGCCGGTGTGCGCGACATCGACCAGGATCGTCTTCGAGCCGCGCACCAGCGTGACGCCGCAGAAGGCGGGGCTGCCCTGATCGGTGCCCAACGAGAAGCCCTGGAGCAGCAGTTCGACCTCGGCCACGGCCTGCCTCCTGTTTCGTATCCGCACGGCGACGCGCCGCCCTATGGGTAGCGCCAGGCGGGCAGCCTGTCAAGGGGCCGAAAACAGGGCCACACCGCGGGCGGCTGGACTTTTATCCACCCTCGCGGCATGGTGGAACGGCCGGAGGCCGCTCCCGCGGCCGGCTGAGCACATCCGCGATCGAAGGAGCGGCGGGCCATGGCGACGCGCGAACGCGAACTCGAAGCCCTGCACACCAACACCAACGCGCTGCTGAGCGAGCTGCGCGATCTGCCGGAGGCGAAGCTCACCGAAGTCTGGCTCGGCAGCTGGTCGGCGCGCGAGTTGCTGGTCCATCTCGGCGCCTGGTGCAACATGATGGGCCAGGCCTACGAGCGCATGGCCCGTGGCGAGCGGCCTTCCCCGGAAGGCGTCGATCTCTCGGACAACGATGGGATGAACGCGCGCTACGTCGAAGAGGCGCACGGTAAGAGCATCGCGCAGGTGCGCAAGGACCTGGAGACCGGCATGGCCCGCTTTGAGGCCGCGGCGAAGGCCTTGCCCGAGGACCGTTTCGCCGAGGGCAAGACGGCCATGCGCATCATGCAGACGATCGCCGGCCACCCGCTGGAGCACATCGAGGAGGTCCGCGCCTGGCGGCACGGCGCCCCGGCGCCAGGCCGAGATTGACGTAACCGCGCGGGCAACGGATCGTGTAGGGGCGCATTGGCATGAATGGTGCGCCCTTTTCGTCGCCCCGACGGATCGCGCATCCGCGGAGACGCCGCCTCAGGAGGCTCGCATCGATGCTCAAGAAGATCCATCACGTCGGCGTGGTCGTGCGCAGCGCGGACGAGGCGCTGCGCTTCTACCGCGACACGCTCGGCCTGTCCGTCGCCAAGGACGCGGTGATCGAGGATCAGGGCGTGCGCGGCGTGCTGCTGCCCGCCGGCGAATCCGAGATCGAGCTGCTGGAGCCGACGCGCGAGGGCACCGGTGTCGCCCGCTTCCTGGAGAAGGGCGAAGGGCTGCACCACGTCTGCTTCGAGAGCGACGACGTGGGCGCCGAGCTGGCCGCGGCGAAGGCGAAGGGGCTGCGGCTGATCGATGAGCAGCCGCGCCAGGGCCTCGCCGGCATGATCGGCTTCATCCATCCGGGCGCCACGCACGGCGTGCTGGTCGAGTTCGCCACGCCGCCAGCGGGCGGCCACGCGCCCGCGCCCGGCCCGCTCGTCAAGAACTTCGACCACGCCGTCTTCGCCGTGAAAGACCTCGACGCCGGCTGCCGCACCTGGGAGAACAACTTCGGCTTTACGACGAAGGAGCGGCGCGAGGTGGCCGCGCTGGGCATCTCCAACGCGATCTTGCCCGTGGCCGGCGCCAACGCCTTCGTCGAGCTGATCACGCCGCTGGGCGAGGGCGCCGTCTCGAAGTTCCTGGACGAGAAGGGCGAGGGGATGTACCTGATCTCGCTCGCGGTTGCGGACATCGAGAAGGCCGTCGCCGCGCTGCGCGAGGCCGGCGTGCGCGTAGGCGACCCGGCGGGCGCCGCCGGCAGCCGGCTGGCTTTCGTTAGCCCGCGCAACACCCACGGCGTCTCGATTCAACTTCGCGAGCGGGTGTAGGGGCGGAGCAGGGCAGGTGAGTCTCGGTCGCCACACCATGCCGGCGGGCGCCCACGGTGCAAGCACCGCGGCGAAGCCGCCTCAGGTTCGGGGGGTGAGCGCCATGGGCGAGTTAGCGCCCATCCAATACCGACGCTCGCCCTCTACGACCATCGGAGATTGCCGCAGTCGGGGACCGCTCGCAGTCAAATCAACACGCCAGTCACCGTATCGGGGGTGAGAGGGGGCGTGCCCCCTATGACCATCGGAGATCTCAAATGACCTTGGAACGAAAAATTCGCGTGCTGATCGCAAAGCCGGGGCTGGATGGCCATGATCGCGGCGCCAAGGTGGTGGCGCGGGCGCTGCGCGACGCCGGCATGGAAGTCATCTACACCGGCATCCGCCAGACGCCGCAGATGATTGCCGAAGCCGCGCTGCAGGAAGACGTGGATGTCGTCGGCCTCAGCATCCTCTCCGGCGCGCACATGGAGCTGTTTCCGCGCATCGTAGAGGAGCTGAAGAAGCGCGGCGTGGACGACGTGTTGCTCTTCGCCGGCGGCATCATCCCCGAAGAGGACACGCCGATGCTGGAGCAACTCGGCTTCAAGGCCGTCTTCCGCCCCGGCAGCTCCACCAACGACATCATTGAATACGTCCGTTCGCACGTGGGCGCCCCGGCGTGACTGCAGCCAGCAACGACTTCCATGATTACATCGAGGGCTATCTCGAGCGCGTGCTGCGCGGCGAGCGCCGCCCCCTCTCGCGCGTGATCACCTGGGTGCAGGAGAACCTGCCCGAGGGCCGCGCCGCCGTGCGCGACCTCTTCCGCCATACCGGCCACGCGCACACGGTCGGCGTCACCGGCTCGGCCGGCTCCGGCAAGAGCACGCTCACCGGCGCCCTGGCGCGGGAGGAGCGCAAACGCGGGCGCAGCGTCGGCATCATCGCCGTCGATCCCTCGAGCCCCTTCACCGGCGGCGCGATCCTGGGCGACCGCATCCGCATGCAGGATCTCACCAACGACGAGGGCATCTTCGTGCGCAGCATGGCCACGCGCCAGTCGCTCGGCGGGCTCACGGCCATGGCGGCCGACGTGATCAGCGTCATGGACGCTTCCGGCAAGGACGTCGTGCTGGTGGAGACGGTCGGCGCCGGCCAGGATGAAGTCGACATCGCCCGCACGGCACAGACGACCTGCCTCGTGCTCACACCCGGCGCCGGCGACGACATCCAGACGATGAAGGCCGGGATCATGGAGATCGCCGACATCCTCGTCGTCAACAAGGCGGACCTTGCCGGCGCCGACATTCTCATGAGCCAGCTCAAGGCGCTGCTCTCGTATTCCGAGCACGGCGACTGGATCATCCCGATCGTGCGCGTGGTCTCGACCAGGGGCGAGGGCATTCCCGAGCTGGCCGACGCGATCGACCGGCACCGCGAGTATCTGGAAAGCTCCGGCAAGCTGGCGCAGCGGCGGCTGGAACGCTCCCGCCACCAGATCGTGGAGGCCGTGCGCGCCGAGGTCATGCGCCGCTACCTCAGCGGCGAAGGCGGCACGCAGCTCGATGAGCTGGCGCGGCGCGTGGCCGAGCGCGACCTCGACCCGCACTCGGCCGCGATCGAGCTGATCGAAGGGGCCGCGCGGGCGGAGTGAAGGCACCTGCCCGCACGGCGGGCAACTCTGCTGAGGTGACCGTCATGGGCGAGTGATCGCCCATCTCAAACGAACGCGTGCCCCCTACGACCAACGGAGTGCTTGGGAGTGCTTGAATGAGCGCCAAAGTGCAGCGGCTGCGCCTGAGCTACGCGCGCGGGCACGAATTGCAGTACGTTTCGCACCTGGACATGTTGCGCTTCTGGGAGCGCACGCTGCGCCGCGCCCACGCGCCCGTGGCCTACTCCGAGGGCTTCACGCCGCACCCACAGATCAACCTCGGCCCGCCGCTCGCCGTGGGCCAGACCGGCCGCGCCGAGCTAATCGACGTCTTTCTCGCCGAAGCCTGGACGCCGGAACGCTTCCGCGACGCGCTGGCGCCGCAACTGCCGCCGGGGCTGAGCCTGGCGCGGGTGGCCGAGGCGCCGCTGGAGGAGCCGTCCCTGCAGTCGCAGCTGCGCGCCGCCGAGTACGAGCTGCAGCTGCAGCCAGGCGCCGATCTCGGCGCGATCGAGCAGCGGATCGCCGCCTTCCTCGCCGCCGAGACGTTCCCCTGGGAGCACGTGCGCGAGAAAGAGACGCGCCGTTACGATCTGCGCCCGCTGGTGCTCGATCTGCGGCTAGAGCGCCGCGCCGACGGCCCCGTGCTCACGGCGCGGCTGCGGGCCGAGGAAGGCGCGACGGCGCGGCCCGACCAGCTTGCTGCCGCGCTCGGCATCGCGGCCGCGCTGCGGCACATCGAGCGCGCGGCGCTGATCCTCGCCGCGCCGGTCGCCCGCCGGTGACCGCGCCGCCCGAGCTGCTGCGGCTGCTGCTGCTGCGCCATGCGCAGACCGCGCACAACCGCGACGGCCTCGTGCAGGGCCGTGCCGACAATCCGCTCAGCGAGCTGGGTCAACGGCAGGCGGCGGCGCTGGCCGAACGGCTGAGCACCGCGCCGCTCGAAGCGATCTACAGCAGTCCCCTGGTGCGCGCCCGCCAGACTGCCGAGGCGATCGCCGCGCCGCATGGCCTCGGCGTCGCAATCGAGCCGGACCTGATCGAGATGGACATCGGCGCGATGGAGGGGCTCAGCGGCGCCGAGCTGCGCGAGCGCTTCCCCGAGTTCATGAAGGCCTGGCTCTCGCAGGACGCGGGCGGCGCCGCCATGCCCGGCGGCGAAAGCCTGGCGCAGGTGCAGGCGCGGGCGATGGCCGTGGTCGAGCGTGTGATCGCCCGCCATCCTGCCGGCGTGGCGGCCGTGGTGAGCCACAACTTCGTATTGCTGACCGTGCTCTGCGCGATCCTCGGCCTGCCCCTGCACGAGTTCCGCCGGCTGCGCCAGGGCGTCGCCAGCCTGGCGATCGTCGAGGTGCTGCCAGGGCAGCGGCGGCTGGTCAGCTTCAACGACCTCTGCCATCTTGAGGCCGCCGGCCTGCTGGGCGAAGACCCGTGGCACGTCCGCCGCGGACTGCCCCTGTAGATATGTAACAGCATAACAGCGAAAACAGCATCTGCGCTATGATGGCTCTCGGCCGGTCGATCGCCGCGCGGGCGCGGCCGGCGAGCGGGAGGAAGGCGGTTGGTGCGCGGGCGTTGCGAAGCGTTGGGGTTCACCCCCGTGCGGCTGCTGCTGATCGCCGCGGGACTCGTCGCCGTCTACTGCGGCTTCTCGATCGTGGGCAACTACGTGCACCAGTATCAGCTCGACCGCGACCGCGCACAGCTTCAGGCGCAGATTCAAACCGAGCAAAGCCGCTACGCCAGGCTCGACGCGCTGCGCCAGTGGATGCAGAGCGACGCCTTCATCGAGGCGATGGCCCGCCACGACGGCCTGATCAAGCCCGGCGACCACCCCATCATCGTCTCTGCGCCGTCGCCGTCTCCGGCAGCCGGCGTCGCGGGCGACTGGTGGGAGAAGTATTTCGGCCCCTGACGCCATGCCACGCCGCACCGCGCTGCGCGAGTTCGAGCGGCGGCTGCTGGCGGCGCTGCCGGAGCTGCCCCTTGTCGATGGCCCGCCACGGCTGATTGTCGCTGCCTCGGGCGGCGCGGATTCCACCGCGTTGTTGTTGGCGCTGCGGGCGCTAGCCGCCGGCGGCTTCCTCCCCGCCGCCTTGATCGCCTGCCATATCGACCACGGCCTGCGGCCCGAGGCCGCGCGGCTGGCGGAGCAAGCGCTGCTGGCCGCGAATTGCCGCGAGCTGGACGTGCCGCTGCTGCTGCGCCGGGTGCAGGTCGAGACTGGAGTGCAGGCGCCTCGCGGCGTGCGGGGCTCTGCCGAAGCGGCGGCGCGGCGGGCGCGCTACGCGGCGCTGGGCGCCGTCGCGGCGGAGATCGATGCGGCGGCCGTGCTCACGGCGCATACGGCCGGCGACCAGGCGGAAACCGTGCTGCTGCGCCTGCTGCGCGGCACCGGCGTCGGCGGGCTGGCGGCCATGCCGCCGCGGAGCCGGCCCTGGGGCGACGGCAGGCCGTTGCTGCTGCGCCCGCTGCTCGGCGCCTGGCCGGAGCAGACGCGCGGCTATTGCCGCGAGCGTGGCGTTTCCTGGAGCGAGGACGAGACGAACGCCTCGCCGCGCTTCGCCCGCAACCGTGTGCGGCATGAGCTTTTGCCGTTGCTGCGCTCGCTCGCGCCCGGCGCGGAGCGGTCGCTGCTGCGGCTTGCCGGGCAGGCGCGTGAGCTGGATGCCTGGCTCGACGGCGAGGTCGAGCGGCTGGCCGCCGCGCTGTGGCGCCGCGATGGCGATGGTTTCCTGCTGAAGAGTTCGCCCGCTGGCCTCGCGCCGTTCATAGGCAAGCAGCTCGTGGCGCGGGTGCTGGCCGAGCTGCTGGGCGGCGCCGGGGCTCCGGGCGCCCGCCAGGTGGCAGCGGTCTTCTCCTGCTGGCGCGGCACGCTGGGCCGGCGCTGCGACGTGGGGCAGGGCTGGCGCGCCGAAGCGACGCTCGCCGGGCTGCGCTTCCGCCGCTTGCCGCCTGAAACACCTGCTGCCGCCGGCGCCGCGCTCCCCGCCGAGGCAGGCGGTTGCCGGCAGTTGGCCTTCGGGCAGACCGAGCTGCCCGGCTGGCGCGTCACCGTCTCGGCCTTCCATCCGCGCGAGCCCGCACCTGAGCCGGACACGCTCTCGGCGTACCTCGTGCTGCCGGACCCGGTGCGGCTCTCCGTACGCGGTTGGCGCGCGGGCGACCGCATGCGTCCTGCCGGGCTGGGCGGCAGCAAGAAGCTGCAGGATATCTTCGTGGACGAACAGGTCGAGCGAGCACGCCGGCCGAGTGTGCCGTTGCTGTTCCTTGACGGCGAGTGCATCTGGGCCGTTGGTGTGAAGCGTTCGGCGCTCGCCCCGGCCGCGCCGCCGGCGGCGGCGGGCCTGCGCGTCGCCTTCACGCCGTTCGCTGGAACTCTGTAGCCGGCGGCGCTTGCCGCTCGCCTGGGGTGTGCAGCCAGACGACCGGCGCGCTACGCTCCGAACTGGCGGCCGTGCGTCGCCATGCAGGGGAGGAGGCCCAAACCATGACCGTGTTCGATGCGGTCCGCACCGTGCTTGCCGTGCGCCGCTACAAGGACGAGCCGCTGCCGGCGGAGCTGGTGCGCCGCATCGTGGAAGCCGCCTGGCTCACGGGCAGCTCGCGCAACGGCCAGCCCTGGCACTTCATCGCCGTGCAGGACCGCGCCATGCTGCGGCGGCTGGGCGGCCTGGCGCAGACGGGACCCTACATCGCCGATGCGGCGCTCGCGGTGGTCGTGGTCATGGAGGAGTCCATCTACAACGTCTCCGATGTCAGCCGGGCGGTGCAGTCGATGATGCTGACCGCCTGGGACCAAGGCGTCGGCTCAAACTGGGTCGGCTTCGGCAACCTGGACTGGGCCAACGCGGTGCTGGGGATTCCGGCCACGCTGAAGGTGATGGCGATCGTGCCCTTCGGCTACCCGGTGACGCGGCTGGGGCGGGGCAAGAAGAACCGCAAGCCCTTCGCCGAAATCGTGAGCCGGGAACGCTACGGCCAGCCGTTCGCGTAGCCGCACGCTTTTCCCCGTAAGCGCAGGTTACTGGCGGGCACGGCGGTCCAGGCACGTTCACCGTGCCGTACGGTTGGGCAGGCTACTCGCGGGCAGGCGTCACAATGGGCCGCTCCCCGATCGCCAGCGGGCGTTCGGCGTTCGGCGCTGCGCTGCGGTTGACCAGCGCGATGCCGAGCGCGATCAGCGCTGCGCCCGCGCCCACCAGCGGATGCAGCGTCTCGCCGAGGAAGACGACGCCCGAGAGCACGGCGACCAGCGGCACGAAGAAGACGTTGCCGCTCACCACCGACGCCTCACCGCGCTCCAGCAGGTAGAGCCAGATCAGCCAGCCGAGCGGGCCGATGATCGCCCCCAGCAGCACCAGCAGCGCGGCCAGGTGCAGCGTCAGGTTGAGCCGCACCGTTTCGGTGAAGGGCATCAGCGGAATCAGCGGCAGCACGCCGTAGGTGTACTGCAACATCGTTAGCCAGACCAGCGGCGCGCCGGGCGGCACGCGCTTGAACAGCAGCGTGCTCGCCGTCCAGCAGAGCGCCGCGCCGAACAGCTCGGCATAGCCCAGCCACTGCGGATGGGCGCCAGGGTGGATGCGGTCGCTGAGCACCACGACGAGCCCGGCGAAGCCGAGCAGCAGGCCGAGCGCCCGCCGCGACCCACCGCGCTCGCCCAGCCACAGCCGCGCCGCCAGCGCCACGAGCAACGGCTGCGCGTAGACGATCAGCGAGGCCTCGCCGGAGCTGACATGTTGCGAACCCAGGTTGATGAAGCCGGAGAGCCCGGCCACGTTGAAGACGCCCAGCACGAAGGCGAAGCGGTGAAAGCGCCAGTCGCGTGGGAGCGGCCCGCCCAGCGCGAGGGCGAAGGCCAGAGCAGGCAGCACACCGGCGCCACGTGCGGCCACGGCCAGCATCAGCGGCGAGGCGTCGTGCAGCGCCGCCTTCACCACCGTGTAGGTCACACCCCAGAACAGGCAGAGCAGGGCGACGAGCGCCGCCGTCACCACGCCGCCCGGCAGGCCGAGGATCGGCCGCGGGCGTTGCAGCACACGCTGACCGGCTGCCATCGGTGGGTGGCCTCCCCTATGCGTTGGTTGAGGCTCAGCCTACCCTACCCTGCCTTGCCGGCGCACCGAGGCCGGGCCCGGCGCTGAGGAGCGCCCACTCGCTGGCTCGACCGGCCGGCTACCGGTGTGTGAGCCGGCGCAGCTGGCGCGTCAGTCGCGCGGCGCGCTGCTTGCGCCACTGCTCGACCTCCTGTCGGTAGACCAGGCGCGTGCGCCGCCCGCGGACCGGCATCGCATCCGCCGGTGCGGGCGTTGCGGTGAGTCGCCCGCGAGCGATGGCGTTGGTGATGGCCCCGAGGGTGACGCCGGCGATCTGCGCCGCCTCGGCCAGTGTCAGCGTCGCCGATGCCTCCTGAGCCAGCCGTTGCACTTCGGCGTCTACTTCGTCGTGCGCTTCGCAGGCAAGCTGTACGCGGTGTTCATCGGCGAAATGGAAGCTCAGTGCGGACTCGATCAGATCGATGACCTCCGCTTCGCTTGAGCCGACCGCGACGACCCCCGGCATTGCCGGAACATAGGCTCCCCACGCCTTGTCCTCCTGCTCGACCACGACATGCACCGCGGGGCGCACCACGATGTCCTGCAGACGATGATCCATCCTCTCCACCTCCCGGCTGAGTGACCCGCGGTGCAGGTCTACCGCTTGAGTCCTGCTTGCCGAAGCACTGCGCCCAGCGTGCCCGTCGGCATATCCTTGCCGTCGTGACCGGCCACGGTGACGGCGCCGGACTTCCGCGGATGGCGATATTGGCGATGGCTGGCCTTGCCGCCGCGGACCTCATACCAGCCGTCCGCCTCAGGCTGCTTCACCCCGTCTCGGACTTTCAACTCTCGCCTTCAACGATGGTTTACTGCACCGCTATACTACTGAATTTGTGCAGTTAGAGTCGGCACGAAGAATGCAAGAAGAGCAGCGTGGCGGCGCCGTTCGCCGCCCAGATCCCGGCAGGCACTGAAGATTCGCGTGGCCGCTTCGATACTTTGGCGGACCTGGTTCAGAAGCGAGGCGGCGATGGACCCCACGATCTACGACAGCCTGACCGGCCTCTCCGGCGTCGCCCTGTTCAGCGGTCAACTGGACCGTGCCTATCGCCGCGAGCTGGCCGGTGAACGCGGGCTGGCGGTGCTGGCCCTTGGTGTGCCGCAGGTCGACTGGCTGCGCCGCCAGTACGGCGACGCTTTCGTCGATCTCGGCCTGGTCGGCGTGTCACGGGCGTTGTCCGAGAGCCTGCGCCGCGTCGACCGCACGGCCCACCTCGGCGACGGCCGCTTCCTCGCCTTCGCCAGCCATCTGCGCTCGCCTGGCGACGCCACGCGGCTGGCCCAGCGCGTTCACGACCGCGTGCGCTGGGTCTTCCGGCTCGAAGGCAACGTGGAGCGTGTGCCCGTGCGCCTGGGCATGAGCCTGCGTATCCCTTGCGAGCGCAACTCGCTTGCGGCGCTGCTGATCGAGGAGGCGATGCGGGCCCTGTTCGACGCCTCAGACGAGGGCGTACATCTCTTCGGCGCCGGCCGCCTGACGCTGGTGCCAACCGCTGCCGCCGCTGCTCCTGGTTCCGCTACCGACCGCCGCTGGACCGATCACGAGTCTCCGCCGGCGCTCGCCTGATTGGACGCGCATTGCCTGGGGCCGGCGCCGCCCGGCTCAGCTCCATCCGCTGTCGCAAGGCCCGTGGCTTGCCGCGCTCCGGCGATGACCGCTTGCCGCGACATGTCCCCGGAGTGAGCCCCTACTCCGAGAGCCGGCTGACCTGCACCCGCGCCTCGTAGGCCGCGGCGCCGGACGGCTCGAAGGCGCGCACGGCCGCGTCCGGCACCGCGCGGGCGCCGCTGGTCAGGTCATTGATCCCCGGCCAGCCGTCGTGCATCCAGACCACGCCCGCCGGCACGCGCTCCGTCACGAGCGACCGCGCCTGCATGGCGCCGCGGTCGTTGTGAATGCGGATCGCCTCGCCGTCGGCCAGGCCGCGCGCGGCGGCGTCGGCGGGGTTGAGCCAGAGGCGCGGCTCGGGGTCGGCGTCCGCGAGCGTGGGCAGCGCCCGGCCGTGGTCGTAGAAGGCGTGGAAGTGCGTGATCGCGCGGCCCTGGCGGAAGAGCAAGGGAAAGCGTGCGGCGCGTTCCGGCTGGCGGCTTGCGTCTTCGTGCACCGGCTCGTAGACCGGCAGCGGCGGCAGGCCCATCGCCTCTGCCTTCGCGGAGTAGAACTCGACCTTGCCCGAGGGCGTAGCGAAGCGCAGATCCGGGTGCGCGACCTCGGAGACGGCCAGCCGGTGGATACCGCCCTCGGCGCGCAGCTGCTCGGCGCTGATGCGGCCCGTCGCCTCGTGATCGAAGGCCGCGGACATCAGCTCGTCGGCGCTGGCCCAGGGGAAGAAGTCCTGCAGCGGGCCGGCGAAGCGCTCGTCGGCGCGCAGCCGTTCGGCGAGCTGTTGCAACACCCAGGAGGCCGAGCGCGCCGCGCCGCGTGGCGAGATCGCCTGTTCCATCAGGTAGAGGTGGGTGGCCGTCGCCTTGTAGCCGGTCTCCTCCAGCCACGAGGTGCCGGGCAGCACCACGTCGGCGTAGCCGCGCGCCGTCTCATTCATGAACAGGTCGAAGCAGGCGACGAGATCCATCTTCGCCAGCGCCGCGGCCACGCGGCTCGTGTCCGCAAACGACGACAGCATGTTGGTGCCAAGCAGCAGCAGCACCTTGATCCGCCCTGCGTCCAACGCGTCGAGCACGCTGCTCATCTCGGAGATCACGTAATCGCCCGGCGGCCGCGTCTCGACCGCGGCCAGGTTGGCGAAGCCGCCGCCGTGCGCCTGCGCCGCGTGGCGCGGCCCGAAGCCGCCGCCCGGCTGCCCCAGTGCGCCCGTCAGCCCCGGCAGGCAGGCGACGGCGCGGCTGCCGTACCAGCCGTTGCCGCTCTTGTGCATCGAAGAGCCGCCGAGCAGGATCATGCTGTGCCGCGTCGCCGCGTAGCGCCGAGCAAGCGCCTGCACCGCGGCGGCGGGAATGCCCGTCTGCGCCTCGGTCCACGCCGGCGTGAACTGGCGCACATGCTCGGCAAACGCCGCGAAGCCCTCGCCGTGCTCCGCCACGAAGGCGGCGTCGTGCAGCCCCTCCCCGGTGATCACGTGCGCCATGCCGAGCGCCAGCGCCGCGTCAGCGCCCGGCTTGATCAGGTACGCCTCGTCCGCCTGCGCGAAGGCCTCGCTGCGGCGCACGTCGATGGCGACGACGTAGGCGCCGCGGCGCTTCGCCGCGATCACGTGCGGCGCCGTGCCGGGCTGGCTGATCAGATTTGCTCCCCAGAGCAGGATCAGCTCGGCGTTGGCCGCCATATCTTCTTTCGTGTTCACCTCGGTCGGCCCGGTGAGCGTCAGGCCGAAGCCGCCCAGCCCCCAGCAGACGATCGAGGGGTTCCACCACTGGAAACCGGCCATGTTGGCGAAGCGCTGCGTC encodes:
- a CDS encoding GGDEF domain-containing protein gives rise to the protein MDPTIYDSLTGLSGVALFSGQLDRAYRRELAGERGLAVLALGVPQVDWLRRQYGDAFVDLGLVGVSRALSESLRRVDRTAHLGDGRFLAFASHLRSPGDATRLAQRVHDRVRWVFRLEGNVERVPVRLGMSLRIPCERNSLAALLIEEAMRALFDASDEGVHLFGAGRLTLVPTAAAAAPGSATDRRWTDHESPPALA
- a CDS encoding septum formation initiator family protein; this translates as MRGRCEALGFTPVRLLLIAAGLVAVYCGFSIVGNYVHQYQLDRDRAQLQAQIQTEQSRYARLDALRQWMQSDAFIEAMARHDGLIKPGDHPIIVSAPSPSPAAGVAGDWWEKYFGP
- a CDS encoding nitroreductase family protein — protein: MTVFDAVRTVLAVRRYKDEPLPAELVRRIVEAAWLTGSSRNGQPWHFIAVQDRAMLRRLGGLAQTGPYIADAALAVVVVMEESIYNVSDVSRAVQSMMLTAWDQGVGSNWVGFGNLDWANAVLGIPATLKVMAIVPFGYPVTRLGRGKKNRKPFAEIVSRERYGQPFA
- a CDS encoding DMT family transporter is translated as MAAGQRVLQRPRPILGLPGGVVTAALVALLCLFWGVTYTVVKAALHDASPLMLAVAARGAGVLPALAFALALGGPLPRDWRFHRFAFVLGVFNVAGLSGFINLGSQHVSSGEASLIVYAQPLLVALAARLWLGERGGSRRALGLLLGFAGLVVVLSDRIHPGAHPQWLGYAELFGAALCWTASTLLFKRVPPGAPLVWLTMLQYTYGVLPLIPLMPFTETVRLNLTLHLAALLVLLGAIIGPLGWLIWLYLLERGEASVVSGNVFFVPLVAVLSGVVFLGETLHPLVGAGAALIALGIALVNRSAAPNAERPLAIGERPIVTPARE
- a CDS encoding type II toxin-antitoxin system HicA family toxin, which codes for MKQPEADGWYEVRGGKASHRQYRHPRKSGAVTVAGHDGKDMPTGTLGAVLRQAGLKR
- the tilS gene encoding tRNA lysidine(34) synthetase TilS, which encodes MPRRTALREFERRLLAALPELPLVDGPPRLIVAASGGADSTALLLALRALAAGGFLPAALIACHIDHGLRPEAARLAEQALLAANCRELDVPLLLRRVQVETGVQAPRGVRGSAEAAARRARYAALGAVAAEIDAAAVLTAHTAGDQAETVLLRLLRGTGVGGLAAMPPRSRPWGDGRPLLLRPLLGAWPEQTRGYCRERGVSWSEDETNASPRFARNRVRHELLPLLRSLAPGAERSLLRLAGQARELDAWLDGEVERLAAALWRRDGDGFLLKSSPAGLAPFIGKQLVARVLAELLGGAGAPGARQVAAVFSCWRGTLGRRCDVGQGWRAEATLAGLRFRRLPPETPAAAGAALPAEAGGCRQLAFGQTELPGWRVTVSAFHPREPAPEPDTLSAYLVLPDPVRLSVRGWRAGDRMRPAGLGGSKKLQDIFVDEQVERARRPSVPLLFLDGECIWAVGVKRSALAPAAPPAAAGLRVAFTPFAGTL